One window of the Trifolium pratense cultivar HEN17-A07 linkage group LG2, ARS_RC_1.1, whole genome shotgun sequence genome contains the following:
- the LOC123905579 gene encoding uncharacterized protein LOC123905579 isoform X4, whose amino-acid sequence MAEVIIRGFLLVLDWFLAYTHGYRVSRIVARSEKHNMYMLLDVNTEIYPLNIGERFLLTLSPSLVLNTKDMNSNNVCSRVDCWAGTRPIPPPRLYKPHIITYEDSQVEDPDQS is encoded by the exons ATGGCTGAAGTTATTATTCGTGGGTTTTTGTTAGTTTTGGATTGGTTTCTGGCGTACACCCATGGATACAGAG TTTCTCGGATTGTTGCACGAAGTGAGAAGCATAACATGTACATGCTGCTAGATGTAAATACTGAGATTTATCCTTTAAACATAGGCGAAAGATTCTTGTTGACTTTGTCTCCATCGCTTGTTTTAAATACTAAG GATATGAATTCAAATAATGTGTGTTCTAGAGTGGATTGTTGGGCTGGCACAAGACCAATACCACCTCCTCGACTGTATAAGCCTCACATCATCACCTATGAAG attctcaggttgaggatcccgatcagagttag
- the LOC123905579 gene encoding uncharacterized protein LOC123905579 isoform X2, with protein MAEVIIRGFLLVLDWFLAYTHGYRVSRIVARSEKHNMYMLLDVNTEIYPLNIGERFLLTLSPSLVLNTKDMNSNNVCSRVDCWAGTRPIPPPRLYKPHIITYEVEKIEFWKELKNKVVFGKVGGKYEKSVFGTGLHLNVS; from the exons ATGGCTGAAGTTATTATTCGTGGGTTTTTGTTAGTTTTGGATTGGTTTCTGGCGTACACCCATGGATACAGAG TTTCTCGGATTGTTGCACGAAGTGAGAAGCATAACATGTACATGCTGCTAGATGTAAATACTGAGATTTATCCTTTAAACATAGGCGAAAGATTCTTGTTGACTTTGTCTCCATCGCTTGTTTTAAATACTAAG GATATGAATTCAAATAATGTGTGTTCTAGAGTGGATTGTTGGGCTGGCACAAGACCAATACCACCTCCTCGACTGTATAAGCCTCACATCATCACCTATGAAG TTGAAAAGATTGAATTTTGGAAGGAATTGAAGAACAAGGTAGTTTTTGGAAAGGTTGGAGGAAAGTATGAGAAATCCGTATTTGGGACAGGGCTGCACTTAAACG TCTCTTGA
- the LOC123905579 gene encoding uncharacterized protein LOC123905579 isoform X1, translating to MAEVIIRGFLLVLDWFLAYTHGYRVSRIVARSEKHNMYMLLDVNTEIYPLNIGERFLLTLSPSLVLNTKDMNSNNVCSRVDCWAGTRPIPPPRLYKPHIITYEVEKIEFWKELKNKVVFGKVGGKYEKSVFGTGLHLNGKFSLPVTPNSARFVAMES from the exons ATGGCTGAAGTTATTATTCGTGGGTTTTTGTTAGTTTTGGATTGGTTTCTGGCGTACACCCATGGATACAGAG TTTCTCGGATTGTTGCACGAAGTGAGAAGCATAACATGTACATGCTGCTAGATGTAAATACTGAGATTTATCCTTTAAACATAGGCGAAAGATTCTTGTTGACTTTGTCTCCATCGCTTGTTTTAAATACTAAG GATATGAATTCAAATAATGTGTGTTCTAGAGTGGATTGTTGGGCTGGCACAAGACCAATACCACCTCCTCGACTGTATAAGCCTCACATCATCACCTATGAAG TTGAAAAGATTGAATTTTGGAAGGAATTGAAGAACAAGGTAGTTTTTGGAAAGGTTGGAGGAAAGTATGAGAAATCCGTATTTGGGACAGGGCTGCACTTAAACGGTAAGTTCTCACTccctgtaactccaaattcagcgAGGTTTGTTGctatggaaagctaa
- the LOC123905579 gene encoding uncharacterized protein LOC123905579 isoform X3 has protein sequence MAEVIIRGFLLVLDWFLAYTHGYRVSRIVARSEKHNMYMLLDVNTEIYPLNIGERFLLTLSPSLVLNTKDMNSNNVCSRVDCWAGTRPIPPPRLYKPHIITYEVEKIEFWKELKNKVVFGKVGGKYEKSVFGTGLHLNVS, from the exons ATGGCTGAAGTTATTATTCGTGGGTTTTTGTTAGTTTTGGATTGGTTTCTGGCGTACACCCATGGATACAGAG TTTCTCGGATTGTTGCACGAAGTGAGAAGCATAACATGTACATGCTGCTAGATGTAAATACTGAGATTTATCCTTTAAACATAGGCGAAAGATTCTTGTTGACTTTGTCTCCATCGCTTGTTTTAAATACTAAG GATATGAATTCAAATAATGTGTGTTCTAGAGTGGATTGTTGGGCTGGCACAAGACCAATACCACCTCCTCGACTGTATAAGCCTCACATCATCACCTATGAAG TTGAAAAGATTGAATTTTGGAAGGAATTGAAGAACAAGGTAGTTTTTGGAAAGGTTGGAGGAAAGTATGAGAAATCCGTATTTGGGACAGGGCTGCACTTAAACG TCTCGTGA